A single genomic interval of Malania oleifera isolate guangnan ecotype guangnan chromosome 11, ASM2987363v1, whole genome shotgun sequence harbors:
- the LOC131168619 gene encoding DNA-binding protein S1FA-like produces the protein MDDEFEFADKVPPSFDTVGNTIKDAGAKGFNPALIVLLLVVGLLSIFIIGNYLLYTYAQKTLPPKKKKPVSKKKLKKERLKQGVSAPGE, from the exons ATGGATGACGAATTCGAGTTCGCCGATAAGGTTCCCCCCTCCTTCGATACTGTG GGTAACACAATCAAGGATGCAGGTGCCAAGGGGTTCAACCCAGCATTGATTGTGCTGCTGCTTGTTGTGGGGCTACTATCAATATTTATCATTGGGAATTATTTGCTTTACACGTACGCACAGAAAACTCTACCACCAAAGAAAAAGAAGCCAGTCTCcaagaagaagttgaagaaggAAAGGCTGAAACAAGGAGTCTCGGCTCCAGGAGAGTAG